Below is a window of Bacillota bacterium DNA.
AACGAAGAATACTAGAGAACCCCGCTGAACAGCTTCCAGATCCTCGGAGACAAAATTTCCGGGGATTTGTCGTTTCGGCAGGATTGAACGATGAGACTGTCGAATGAGAAAACCGGCACCAGTAATTGTTTGGTTGTGGGAGGTACATGATGAGAAAAATTAAGGTTATCGCCGGTCCGACCCTGGAAGCAGTTCAGGAATTGATTCGTGAGTGGTTGGAGGAAGGTCATGAGGTTAAACATTTACAGATTGACCTTATGCTACAACAACCGCCTTGTGAACGGTGGCAGGCGATAATCATTTATTTACCGAACCCCAGGGCCAAAAAACTACCCAAGCGGGAATGCCGGCGCTGCACCAGTAAAGAGCAGTGTTCTCGTTACCAGACAGCGGTGAAGAAATGGGCGGAAACAGTTTCGGTTAAACCAGACTAAAAACGGACTGCAGGTAACATTATAATTTTATTAAATTTTAAATTAAATGAAATTCCACGTTGGTCTATTGGAGGGAAGGAATTGACGGCTTTTTTGTTTGCGCTAATCACCCTGTTTTTGTGGGGGATCGGCCCGATTCTAGGAAAGATTGGGTTGGGCCCGACTGAACCATTTGTGGCCTTATCAATCCGCTCTGCGGTGGTCACAATCGTCTTGCTGTTCGTAGGACTGTTTACCGGCAAGTTGCAGGAGCTAGCGGAGGTTAGTACCCGCTCGGCGCTATTCATTGCTGGCGAGGGGGTTAGCGCGGCTTTGCTGGGCCATCTTACTTATTATTACGCCTTGAAGCTGGGCGAAGCGTCCCGGGTGGCACCAATTGTGGCAGCTTTTCCCGTAGTGACTGTCATTGTGGCCGTCTTTCTCTTAGGTGAACAGTTGACCTGGGAGAAGGTAGCCGGCTTGCTTTTTATCGTGGCCGGAGTGTTATTAATCAAAAATTAAATTCCCAAGAAATAACAGCAGAACAACGTTGACAATCATCCATGTTTATGCTAAATTATAGTCCTGGGACGGTTAATCAAAATAGCCGTTACGAAAACAATATTTAAACGTGGGGATATAGCTCAGCTGGGAGAGCGCCTGAATGGCATTCAGGAGGTCAGGGGTTCGATTCCCCTTATCTCCACCACTTAAATGACTTCAAAGCCTTGAAAATCAAGGGGTTCAGGGATTTGGA
It encodes the following:
- a CDS encoding EamA family transporter, with protein sequence MTAFLFALITLFLWGIGPILGKIGLGPTEPFVALSIRSAVVTIVLLFVGLFTGKLQELAEVSTRSALFIAGEGVSAALLGHLTYYYALKLGEASRVAPIVAAFPVVTVIVAVFLLGEQLTWEKVAGLLFIVAGVLLIKN